ttattggacaaaggagtgatccgaccgagtgtattcccgtggggcgcaccggtgctatttgtaaagaaaaaggatggaagtatgaggttgtgcattgattatcgcgagttgaataaattgacgattaagaataagtaccctctaccgcggatcgatgacttgtttgaccagttaaaaggagcttcatgtttctccaagattgatttaagatctgggtatcatcagttaaagatcaaagcggaagatatacccaagacagcatttcgaacgagatatggacactatgagtttttggtaatagcatttggcttgacgaatgcaccagccgcatttatggatcttatgagtagagtgttcaagcaatatttggataagttcattattgtgtttatcgatgatatattgatttactccaagacggaagaagatcataaggagcatttgaggatttccttggaaattctgaggaaagagaagCTGTACGCTtagttttcaaagtgtgaattttcGTTGAAGAAAGTgtaatttcttggtcatgtagttaattaagaaggaatcaaagtggacccagccaagatagaagctgtaatgaattgggaaagacccaaaactcctacggaagtcagaagttttctgggattagccggatattacaggagatttgtgcaagatttctctaagattgttgttccgTTAACGAAGTTGAccagaaagaatgagaagtttgtatggacagaaaagtgcgaggaaagttttcaagagttaaagaagaggttggtaaccgccccagtattggtattaccagatgaaaaaggggaatttgtgatattcagtgatgcttcatataaaggacttggatgcgtgttaatgcaacacggaaaggtaatagcatatgcgtcaaggcaactcaagccgcacgagcaaaagtatccaatacacgatttggaattggaagcaattgtgtttgcccttaagatttggagacattatttgtacggggaaaagtgtgagatttatacagatcataagagtttaaagtatatctttacttagaaggaattgaatatgagacaaagaaggtggttggaactgatcaaagattatgattgtgcgataaactatcatcctggaaaggcaaatgtggtggccgacgctctaagtcgcaaggaaaagttgaatatgttaacgtcatcggaagaattgatcaaggattttgaaaagatggaaatagaggtgcagactccaaaATTTagaggtgaagctatatatgcaatgtcatttcaaactgaaattttgaaaaagattcgatgctgtcaagagcaagtgatgaatcgcgaaaaggataagttaacgggagaagaaattaaagctcaaaaggatggaaaaggaatataccgtgttaactcacgtatttggatacctaatgtcatggagctaaagcacgagattttgcaagaagcgcataactcgagattttcaattcaccctggaagtacgaaaatgtaccaggatttaaaagaaagttattggtggccaaacatgaagaaggaaattgcagaatggataagtaaatgtaacacgtgccaaagagtcaaagcgaaacatcaaaggccgagcggattgcttcagccactggatatacccgaatggaaatgggaacatatagcgatggatttcgtggtaggattacctaaaaccaagtcaaatcatgatgcgatttgggtggtaatcgatcggttgaagaagtcagcacatttcttgccgataaatgaaaggtttttgTTGGAAAAGTTgatcaaattgtatttggatgagattgtgatgtgtcatggagttcctgtatctatcgtgtctgatagagatccaaggtttaactcgagattttggcaacaattccatgatcatttaggaactaagttgaaaatgagtacggcatatcatccgcagacagacggacaaagtgaaaggacaattcagacaattgaagatatgttgcgaacctgtgcagtagatttcaaaggaaattgggacgatcatttgcccttgattgagttttcctacaacaacagttatcacgcgagtattagcatgccgccttatgaagcgttgtatggaagaaaatgtaggtcccctatatattgggacgaagttggtgagcgcaaattaattggcccagagctagttcaacaaacgaaggaaaaggtagaaatgattcgaaagagattaattgcagctcaagatcgacaagcaaagtacgcaaatcaagaacgaaaagatttgcaattcgaatctggagacaaagtcttattaaagatatctccttggaagggtttaacccgattcggaaagaaaggaaagttgagtcctaggtatatcggaccatttgaagtattgcgtcgagttgggaaagtggcatatgagttggcgctacctccgcaaatgcaacatctgcacaatgtatttcatgtatctcttctgaaaaagtataatgctgatgcgatccatgtgatcgagttggaaccagtggaaatccaaccagatttgtcttatgtggaacagcCAGTTCGAATTTTGGACTGAAAAGAGAgaacgcttagaaataaagttgtacctctagttagagtattgtggagaaatccactagtcgaagaatcgacttgggaattagaaagcgaaatgaaagaaaagtatccccatctatttgcttagattcGATTCtggggacggaatccttttaacgagggtagattgtgacgactgagaattttgcgacgtaattaagtcaataacgtatgctttatgtgatatgattataattatgtgattaagtgttgattaattgtcttttctgtatattagaatataggagcgtaaataaaaatattccaatttaaagagtcggcttaggagttaagctgtggtgtcgggccgtcaggtagaacggaactcgtcctaataaggagttaaagaatataaaatgtgaattatgtgtgattgaatgaaatgaaaggaataaagtatttcgtcctcaGTGACATGTCgattgataatgataatgagaagcgtaatcgaaacgctgagcgtcaggccgtcaggctgaacgtgacccggtacgcgtagaaaaggataaagattaaagaaggacaaattctatgatcagacctgagtcattatgtgatcgtatatgtgtgattacttgtctgtgtgcatgactatgtgctctgtgacatttttatgaatttaagggaattgtttgatttaaataaaggtttatttaaccttcgcgcatttttataaaatcatctaagtaAGATAACtgcatgagatttgttctgtcatcttcgtaataatcctgtagactttctaaaaatgatggacggatttgtttggtgatcgttgcattttaaattgatttttacgtgataagtgttattattagcacaaacttgtggaaatcatataaaatcaaccgtacgctcaaaatcttattatgagtaatggttggaaagctaattttgagatctacgttttaaaatcatcaatcactataatttccaactttccaagagagatatatttatttttccaccaataatctatgggagtaaaaagagaaaggaaaatcaCTTTATAAAAGGGAATTAGTAATGTACTAAATTACCCTTGATCTTGAGTGTGTATAAACTCATTCCCCCCCTTTCTTTCCTTTTTTTCCCCGAGCACctcaatctctcttctctctttctttctcactctctctctcggctactctctctctctcggctcttcTTCTTTTCTCTTGGTAAACTACTTGTTTCTTTGATAACTCTCACCAATCCTTCTCAAATTCTCTTGTTAAACACATATAAGTGGTTATTGGAGTGTGCATGTGTGAATATCTTGTTGCATGCAagctcgatgtgtgtgtgtgtgtgtgtgttcatgcttgatgcgtgtgtacgtatgtatatatggtctaatatgtgcttaaggaggtgattttatgattgaaaaatgattttcaaagccAAGTAAGTCTTGCATGTGCCTTGTGTGTGCAAAAATCGGAAGtttcaaggttggaaaccccgaaatggggcaccaccgagaaaccaccgccaccggtgatgaactccggtgaaccagTGGTGGGAAATGATGTTAAAaaaaaactgagctctagtatctttaaatcaaatatttgtgtttgcatgtggtattttgataaaaaggccgaatggttttgTAGATTACAAGTTGATAAATTGATTCTTGTTGGTTGTAATGTTAATTTAGTTTGATATTAAGAGATTAGTAGGATTAAAGATGCAAAAGTTTAGAAGTTGAgttgcatgtgtgttttcttgaggaaaggccgaatggcccttactatttttagaaaatcatgttgattttgttaaaatgaatgagttgttgatttgatgtttgattatgggttgatttgtgatttaaggattaaggaaatcatttgcatgtgttgtttttttttgaaaaacccgaatgggatcttggttttaaaagagcaaaaatgatttttagtaatgaTCATGACTTGTTAATGTTCATTCTTGGAAATTAGTAAAGATTGGATGATAAAATTTCTTAATGTTTGCATGTACCAAAAAGGGCTATGTTCTTTTGTGATTTAAGTATGTtaactaagattctatgataaTTGGACTTGTACATTTGTTTGGATGCAAAATTTGGGAATGCATGGTGAAGGTTTTGGTTCGACCTTGTGTTAATAAAAAAAAGAATTGATTTTTGTGACTTGATTTTGGTATAATTAAGGTTTAACTAGAAAGTAATAAGATTGCATGCtgatttaaaagaggaattgttaatgcatgttttggtttgattgtgattgtggttaaggccgaataggccaaaGAAATTCAAAGTCAAAGATCTGATTTTTGGTAAATgatagaatgattgagtgtttatgtgtgaaacctttgaatttttcttgttgGATTGTGTTTCTGGTTCGAATTATGGATAAAAGAATAAGGGAATTGAGTTAATTGAGATTAAAAGCTATAAGTAATAGCCGTGCATGTCATTGTGTGTTTGTAcgagttataaatatttgatttggGAAAATAGTCAAGGTTTAGCGAGTATATGTAAAGTGATATAAGGCTATGAGTAAAgaatgtgctatgtgctgtgtgtatataagctatactcgtatagttcgagtcaaaagTATAGTTAAGCTATCAtaattgagtgatcgttccgggaatgagagttgagaaactgattaatattttggttttattgtagattcggagcgtgagggcattcaggctaggaaaggaaagggtatactaggtggcagtagttcaaccttcaggaaagcaaattcaggcaagtaactctgattacttgtgtaaatggttataaagagaatgttgttcgtaccatgtagagtattgaactgtttaattgtgaaaccctgatattgatttgagataccctgcctttgatcttgataaactgttattgataagcttactgattcaaccctttgataacaTGTCCgttctgttcaagttatttattaagccatgaattgtattgaatcCCTATAATTATCTTTGCGAACCTtatttaatgataccttatttcctgatcaccctattgatccctaaacaaatGTTGATCCTTTTAACTTAAataccttgttatccttgatacagaatcctttccttaacccaaaagctggaaatctgccacctagaacaaataaagtagaatgccctgagtttggtaaagtatattgtgaattgatatcgtagaactgctatatagttacttgctgagttttatactcatatgttttgttttaatctaaccatggcagttaagcaagaagatggccaggtttaggcgcactgctcgtaagagcgtacctggtggtccctatcgtgttgagggcttccggttgccagagcaggtagtggtatttttgagtgagcacgcacctagaaggaaatctgtaaagatacaatgggttatctgtcggttcccagccggaatcgatattgtttatttaatagtattttggggttgtaagttatattttatgattggtagttgtaatcttgtctcatactttaacctgttgatcctgttagtagttaatcggggtttatgattatttaattattagaataaaggtgtgtgagtcctcattttctaaccccgagattgagggcgtcacagtaGCCATAATCGTTTAATTCTTTCTTGACATAAAAATTTACAACAAGACAAGTATCAAATTTGAAACAGACTTATTATTCTTATATTTTCTTTCCAAAAATTCAATCACAGACTTGTGAATTTTTCTATCTTTCAGAATAAGAAACAACTCCCACATTTGTTTTTTTCATTAACCCAATAATTTTGATTAATGAGTCGAATTTCTAAGATCTCGTTTCACATAAACAAATTTCCTTTGTTTACATTAATCGATGATTTTTCACTATCATAAATATAATAGTCTTTCATTCACTTCGATACAATTCCCGATCACTTAATTATTACTAACCGTATATAATGGTTGAATCTCTATATTCAGATGCGAATCATTATTCTTAATTGGATttagtaaaatatatattttaaaataatcatCTTTTTACTCATATCACTTTAATGATCATATGAAATCTATTAACAAGATTTAAAATTATAACCAAAATGGTCTTAAAATAATTCATCTTTCGTTTTTGCAACATGAGAGTTGGATCACACCCGAGTCAAAAACTCCATCAATCTATATTCACGATCAAACGATCAAAATTTTATACAACTAtaatgaatcaacattcacattTTTCAAGCTTCATTATCCGAACTTCAATATATATCGTCTCTATTTCAACTTGAATTTTTTTACGTAACTCCCACTTTCACAGAattcacataatctcatcatTCATATTAAGTATAAGTACCATTTAGTCACCTATTAAATAATTTTTGACTTACTCTATATTCCGAGAATTACCAAAAAAATCCATTAGAAAAATTCCGTCTATTTTAACGATAATATAAcattcaaatatattatttatgtaTTTTATTCTCTGATCCTATTTGATTAAATAAGTCAAATACAACACTAATATAACAAAAAAGACTTTTTTGGAATAAAATCTATCTTCAAAACCTGACACATGTGTGTATATATGTACACGtatatttaaaattttgtatAACTGATTTAAATTTGTATAATGTATACTATTTTGTAAAAGAAAAATGTTTCATTTGTCGGGGGCACCCAATTAAGGGTCCGTTTGAGATTTCTTAAAAAatgtaacttataacttaaagtTGAAAAGTGTCATATAAGTTATATGAATCtcgtaacttataagttatttaagCGTTTGGATAATTGTACGTATAAGTTACTTATAAATTGTTGAATTGTTTGGTAAATCATAACTTACagattataaataataaaaaattaagaTTTTAGTATAATAATTGAATACATAAATAAAAAATCCACCTATCtgtaatttatatttttaaagttaACTTTATTCCACGTATTATCTTCTATTAATGCAATTAATAttgataaaaaataataattttttaattaacaTTCACTTTTCTTAATAAGCGTAATTTTAAAAAATGAATATATAATTTAAAACGAATTGAGTACAAGTATCTACAAATTATTAAATTTACAAATTTTTTTGTAGTTTGTTTATTTAATATAACTAATTTAATTAATAACAtaataattttaaacaattatCAATATATTTTATTAAACATGTAAAATTTATTTACAGGGAAATAAGTTTGAATGAAAACGAGAATTTACGTCTCTTTCTGTGATTTCTGTTATGTTCATATATTATAGGTTGCAAAAATGATTATTCAATTAAATTATCAAACAGCCAGTTAAGAGCCTCTTCAATAGCGGTTGTCAAACTTATATGACATGACACCCTTGGTTTGCCTACTTATTGAACTCGTGAGATTGTCAAAAGGTTGTTTACTGGCAACTTCCTAAATtagtaaaaaaattataaaaaatatctAAAGTGTATATTATTCAACGTACTTTTATATTGAGtcaaatataaaattaatattaagaGATCACATGGCCAATTTTTAAAGTTAGCTTAAGTATTGGAgcaaaatttaataaatattgcCTCGAGTGACATGAAtgtaagaaaaaattaaaaaaataatatatttactGATTTTTCATGATTTCGGAATCATTTAAAACTCGATGggcttataattttttttttctggaCTAATTTAAATAAACCAAGCTTTGTATTTGACAAAAAATTAAATTGAAGAAGAGCAGCTTCTGTAAATGAGAGAATGCTCTTATGCTTGAAAAAAGCTACTCCCCAATTCAACATTTCTAGGGTTTCATTTTCAAGATTATTCTCAGCAAAACCCTTAACTAAACCCCAactcaaaaccctaattttaaaacaattcaCTCATGGCAAATTCACTAACCTCCTTCAAAACGTCGTCGCTTCACCTTCTTTTCTCCTCACTGCTTGTCACAACCTCAACTCCAACTCGTCTAAATCGCTCTCAACTCACTTTTCACTCACCCAAATGGCCCAACAACTCGCTAACAATCAGTTCAATATCAAGGAATGTTGCTTCACTCTCACTGGGCCCCACTGTGAGTCACTTATTTTGCCTAATTTGATGCTTAAAGTTTTGATTGAAGCTATTAGAATTGTGTTAGAATGTGTTTATGATGATAGGTTTGTTACGTTTAGTTACGGTGGGCGTGTCGGTATGGGGAGACATACTGCTATTAGGTACCTTAAGAATTCTGTTGAGAATCCTAGTTGGTGGTTCAGTGTTTGTTTTGATGATATCGAGTTTGGTTCGAAGAATGTGGATACGTTGTGTTTGGTTCTCGAGAGGAAAATTGATGATGGGGTTTTTGTTGGGATGATTAAGCGGTTTTTTGAGTGTGGTGTGGTGAGGATTGAGTTGGGTGGGTGTGCGTTAGGAAGAGGGTTTCCGGAGGAATGTGGGTTGAGTGCGATTTTGATGAATGTTTATTTTAATGCTTTTGATAAAGAAATACAAGAATTGAGGCTGAAAACAAATATGGAGAACCCTAAGTTGAGTTTGGATGATAATGTATTTCATAAGCCGTTGAAGATATATGCTGTTAGGTATTTGGATGAGATACTTGTGATTACGTCTGGTACGAAGATGTTGACTATGGATTTGAAACATTGGATTTTGAGTTTTGTGGAAAATGATTTGGAATTGAAGGTGGATAGGGTGAGATCGGCTATTCATAGTGCAGCTAATGAGAAGATTAATTTTTTGGGTATGGAGTTGCGAGCTGTTACGCCTTCGTTTTTACACCCTCCGATGTCTGAAAAGGCTATGAGGGCGCAGAAGAAGTACCTTAGACAAAAAAAAGTTGAAAGGATGGAGTTGAGAAATGCTAGGGAGACTAGAAGGAAAAAGTTGGGTATGAAAATAATGACGCATGTATTTAAGAAGCTTAAGCGTAGTgatgaatttgaatttgatttccaAATTGAAAATGAAGTTGCAGAATTATTTAGAACCTGGTCCAGTAAAGTAGTGGAAGAGTTTCTTGGATCTATAGATGAGCGTTGGAGTTGGCACCGGAAGATCACAACTGGTGATTTTCTGTCTTTAAAAAGGATACGGGATCAACTTCCCCAGGAGCTTATTGATGCTTATGATGACTTTCAATTTCAAGTTGATAAGCATTTGGCACCAGTGAAAGCTAAAAGTGCAGTGGAGGAAGAAGAAAGAAGAGT
The sequence above is drawn from the Apium graveolens cultivar Ventura chromosome 2, ASM990537v1, whole genome shotgun sequence genome and encodes:
- the LOC141707816 gene encoding nuclear intron maturase 3, mitochondrial-like isoform X1, which translates into the protein MLLCLKKATPQFNISRVSFSRLFSAKPLTKPQLKTLILKQFTHGKFTNLLQNVVASPSFLLTACHNLNSNSSKSLSTHFSLTQMAQQLANNQFNIKECCFTLTGPHCESLILPNLMLKVLIEAIRIVLECVYDDRFVTFSYGGRVGMGRHTAIRYLKNSVENPSWWFSVCFDDIEFGSKNVDTLCLVLERKIDDGVFVGMIKRFFECGVVRIELGGCALGRGFPEECGLSAILMNVYFNAFDKEIQELRLKTNMENPKLSLDDNVFHKPLKIYAVRYLDEILVITSGTKMLTMDLKHWILSFVENDLELKVDRVRSAIHSAANEKINFLGMELRAVTPSFLHPPMSEKAMRAQKKYLRQKKVERMELRNARETRRKKLGMKIMTHVFKKLKRSDEFEFDFQIENEVAELFRTWSSKVVEEFLGSIDERWSWHRKITTGDFLSLKRIRDQLPQELIDAYDDFQFQVDKHLAPVKAKSAVEEEERRVQEQEEQIYAERTVKDLTKLCIMVNAPIELIRKAVRLAGFTNSMGRPRPINSLMALEDVDIIKWYAGVGRRWLDYFCCCHNFKMVKIVVSYHLRFSCILTLAEKHESTKREAIKHYTKDLKAFDVDGTEEVHFPTEKDIKMMGDKNLSDPKPVDGALTVTLIRLASDEPLHRCTAHFCNRTDTIVYRIHLLQNILHVNPSDSNKWVPGMGAIHESFNRKCIPLCSDHISDFYTGKLTFQDIDCTSFVDVDGVTASPERS
- the LOC141707816 gene encoding nuclear intron maturase 3, mitochondrial-like isoform X2, with translation MLLHSHWAPLFVTFSYGGRVGMGRHTAIRYLKNSVENPSWWFSVCFDDIEFGSKNVDTLCLVLERKIDDGVFVGMIKRFFECGVVRIELGGCALGRGFPEECGLSAILMNVYFNAFDKEIQELRLKTNMENPKLSLDDNVFHKPLKIYAVRYLDEILVITSGTKMLTMDLKHWILSFVENDLELKVDRVRSAIHSAANEKINFLGMELRAVTPSFLHPPMSEKAMRAQKKYLRQKKVERMELRNARETRRKKLGMKIMTHVFKKLKRSDEFEFDFQIENEVAELFRTWSSKVVEEFLGSIDERWSWHRKITTGDFLSLKRIRDQLPQELIDAYDDFQFQVDKHLAPVKAKSAVEEEERRVQEQEEQIYAERTVKDLTKLCIMVNAPIELIRKAVRLAGFTNSMGRPRPINSLMALEDVDIIKWYAGVGRRWLDYFCCCHNFKMVKIVVSYHLRFSCILTLAEKHESTKREAIKHYTKDLKAFDVDGTEEVHFPTEKDIKMMGDKNLSDPKPVDGALTVTLIRLASDEPLHRCTAHFCNRTDTIVYRIHLLQNILHVNPSDSNKWVPGMGAIHESFNRKCIPLCSDHISDFYTGKLTFQDIDCTSFVDVDGVTASPERS